A portion of the Chondrinema litorale genome contains these proteins:
- a CDS encoding nucleoid-associated protein, whose product MLNPGEVSLEQLAIHFVGNPIQDELLMLSDEPVVLKDEAILHLLQQYFFKPFKGDSYYHFMHEAEISLNEVFNAAFTIFNDPDTLFEQSKKLAKHLFNKTDHPNIKGGELYVAYLKDCQTEGEITDAIGIFKSESKETYLKVFPDGTRYGIEQRDGININKLDKGCLIFNMEADKGYKVAMVDTTSRGAEAAYWKEDFLHVKSREDNFYHTQNYMHLTKDFVKDVFNEDHGVDRSEQIVMMNRSAGYFNDKKDFNIQNFEEEVMQEPEVIEAFNDYRQKYQSDKNMPMFDEFAISPSAVRNNKKIFKSILKLDKNFHVYIHGNRDYITKGFDEEKGMHFYQLFYRNEQ is encoded by the coding sequence ATGCTGAATCCCGGAGAAGTAAGCCTTGAGCAACTGGCAATACATTTTGTTGGAAACCCGATACAAGACGAGCTCTTAATGCTATCTGACGAACCAGTAGTGTTAAAAGATGAAGCGATACTGCATTTGCTTCAACAGTATTTCTTTAAACCATTTAAAGGAGACAGCTATTATCATTTTATGCACGAAGCTGAAATTAGCTTGAATGAAGTTTTTAATGCAGCTTTTACCATTTTTAATGACCCAGACACCCTGTTTGAACAGTCTAAGAAACTTGCTAAGCATTTATTTAACAAAACTGATCACCCGAACATAAAAGGTGGTGAGTTATATGTAGCCTATTTAAAAGACTGCCAAACAGAAGGAGAAATAACAGATGCTATTGGTATTTTTAAATCTGAAAGTAAAGAAACTTACCTTAAGGTTTTTCCAGATGGCACACGCTACGGTATAGAACAAAGAGATGGCATCAATATTAACAAACTGGATAAAGGTTGCCTCATTTTTAATATGGAAGCAGACAAAGGTTATAAAGTAGCTATGGTTGATACCACCAGCCGTGGTGCCGAAGCAGCTTACTGGAAAGAAGACTTTTTACATGTAAAATCTAGAGAAGACAACTTTTACCATACTCAGAATTATATGCACCTCACCAAAGATTTTGTAAAGGATGTATTTAATGAAGATCATGGTGTTGATCGCTCAGAGCAAATTGTGATGATGAATCGTAGCGCAGGATATTTTAATGATAAAAAGGATTTCAATATTCAGAATTTTGAAGAGGAAGTGATGCAAGAGCCAGAAGTGATTGAAGCCTTCAACGATTATAGACAAAAATATCAGTCAGATAAAAATATGCCTATGTTCGATGAGTTTGCTATTTCGCCTTCAGCAGTTAGAAACAATAAAAAAATATTTAAAAGTATTCTAAAGCTTGATAAAAACTTCCATGTATATATTCATGGAAACCGCGATTATATTACCAAAGGTTTTGATGAAGAAAAGGGTATGCACTTTTATCAACTCTTTTATAGAAACGAGCAATAA
- a CDS encoding polysaccharide deacetylase family protein, translating to MMIHKMGWLFQKVLYPTLTWSRYNKDKTIYLTFDDGPIPEMTPEILDLLKTYNAKATFFCVGDNIQKHPEIYQRILKEKHSTGNHTFNHLNGWNTPDTNYFENVNLCNSIIDKYAVKDNCSKLLRPPYGRIKQSQIKQLKAKYEIIMWDVLTGDFAASISPESCLNKAIKYTESGSIVVFHDNLKAKKNLDYALPRYLEHFTQAGYSFKGL from the coding sequence ATGATGATTCATAAAATGGGTTGGCTTTTTCAGAAGGTTTTATACCCAACACTTACTTGGAGTCGCTACAATAAGGATAAAACGATCTACCTCACTTTTGACGATGGCCCCATTCCAGAAATGACTCCCGAAATACTTGATCTCTTAAAAACGTATAATGCAAAAGCCACTTTTTTCTGTGTTGGTGACAACATTCAAAAACATCCTGAAATTTACCAAAGAATTTTAAAAGAAAAGCATAGTACAGGTAATCATACTTTTAATCATTTAAATGGATGGAACACACCCGATACTAACTATTTTGAAAACGTGAATTTATGCAATTCAATAATAGATAAATATGCTGTAAAAGATAATTGTTCAAAACTTTTGAGGCCGCCTTATGGAAGAATAAAACAATCTCAAATTAAGCAGTTAAAAGCAAAATATGAGATAATTATGTGGGATGTTTTAACAGGAGATTTTGCTGCTTCTATTAGCCCAGAAAGCTGCTTAAACAAAGCAATTAAATACACTGAATCAGGCTCAATTGTAGTATTCCACGATAATTTAAAGGCTAAAAAGAATCTCGACTACGCATTACCAAGATATCTCGAACATTTTACACAGGCAGGTTATTCTTTTAAAGGATTATAA
- a CDS encoding App1 family protein: MQLRKLKKYISSKLSKPAIVTYRGYGNAESVYMSGRLVKSYGLKNTVEGAWRIWNLLAMLERYLTPGISGVELEVCFSGQKQRILTDERGFFEVRFKGTELENPKKSWYTGDVKFLTSIHRSVDKTEIHQAEVLIPSSECEYGIISDIDDTFLISYSTSFFLKMRQLLWKNAFTRKTFSGASIFYNALLDGMVNGGKNPFFYVSSSDWNLYDLLVDFCDLHKIPKGVFMLNDFRKRDSLKFKFWKGGLLKHGHKYDKIKTIFESYPNLNFILLGDSGQKDAEIYKEVVEEYPDRVLSIYIRDIGSESRQVAVNSISDELWDKYRVNMVLMEHSDKGAKHAVENKYIAYENVKQLLKV; encoded by the coding sequence TTGCAATTAAGAAAATTAAAAAAATATATAAGTTCCAAATTAAGCAAACCAGCAATAGTTACTTATCGTGGTTATGGTAATGCAGAATCTGTATACATGAGCGGTAGGCTTGTTAAAAGTTATGGTTTAAAAAATACAGTAGAAGGTGCGTGGAGAATATGGAATCTGCTTGCAATGCTAGAGCGTTATTTAACTCCGGGTATTTCGGGAGTAGAACTAGAAGTTTGCTTTAGTGGTCAGAAACAAAGGATATTAACAGACGAGAGAGGTTTTTTTGAAGTAAGGTTTAAAGGAACTGAACTAGAAAACCCAAAAAAAAGCTGGTATACAGGAGATGTGAAGTTTCTAACAAGTATACACCGATCTGTAGATAAAACTGAAATACATCAGGCAGAAGTTTTAATTCCATCTTCTGAGTGTGAATATGGGATAATTTCTGATATTGATGATACCTTTCTTATATCTTACTCTACTAGTTTCTTTTTAAAAATGAGGCAGTTGCTATGGAAAAACGCTTTTACTCGTAAGACTTTTTCTGGCGCATCTATCTTCTACAATGCTTTGCTAGATGGAATGGTAAATGGAGGAAAAAATCCTTTTTTCTATGTTTCTAGCAGCGATTGGAATCTTTACGATTTGCTGGTAGATTTTTGCGATTTACATAAAATTCCTAAAGGAGTTTTTATGCTCAATGATTTTAGAAAAAGAGATTCGCTAAAGTTTAAATTCTGGAAAGGAGGATTGTTAAAACACGGGCATAAATACGATAAAATCAAAACTATTTTTGAATCGTACCCGAACTTAAATTTTATACTATTAGGAGATAGTGGGCAGAAAGACGCTGAGATTTATAAAGAGGTTGTAGAAGAATATCCAGATAGAGTTTTATCTATTTATATAAGAGATATTGGCTCAGAATCTCGACAAGTTGCTGTTAATTCAATTTCAGATGAGTTGTGGGATAAGTACAGGGTGAATATGGTTTTGATGGAACATTCTGATAAAGGAGCAAAACACGCAGTAGAAAATAAATACATTGCTTACGAAAATGTAAAGCAGCTACTTAAGGTTTAA
- a CDS encoding glycosyltransferase, protein MSEHSKRNYKEKKRKREIKKSQVSESLLVEVAWEVCNQVGGIYTVIRSKVPATTHLWGEKYCLIGPYVHQSVSIEFEPIENPSDPFYIAAKRMQDQGYEVHYGRWLVSGRPKVILVNPYSIMHRLGEIKYELWDHHNIPSPDGDFLLNDTLAFGFMVKLYLAELSNKDVTEKNIIAHFHEWMAGTPIPAIRRENINVTTIFTTHATMLGRYLAMNDPLFYDYLSFYDWEKEATHFNIEPQVKIERAAAHGAHVFSTVSDVTANECLHLLGRQPDVILPNGLNIQRFSVLHEVQNLHQTYKEQIHEFVMGHFFQSYPFDLDKTLYFFTSGRYEYKNKGFDVTMEALARLNWKLKESRIDTTVVMFYITKRPVVSINPEALQSRAMMRKIRETCEAIERQVGDKLFYAAAVSADHRLPSLNEFIDDYWKLRLRRTLQAWKSNKLPLVVTHNLQDNDNDELLNFIRSSNMINKVDDKVKIVYHPDFIQNTNPLFGIDYDEFVRGCHLGVFPSYYEPWGYTPLECIARGVPTITSDLSGYGDYVLKTDEDHEKNGVYVVNRRYRNYDDAANQLADQMYKFVITQRSERILQRNRVTTSAEKFDWEHLTLYYEKAYALALERLKSEY, encoded by the coding sequence ATGAGCGAGCATTCGAAAAGGAACTATAAAGAGAAAAAAAGAAAAAGGGAAATTAAGAAATCGCAGGTATCTGAATCGTTACTCGTAGAGGTCGCCTGGGAAGTGTGTAACCAGGTTGGAGGTATATATACTGTTATACGTTCTAAAGTTCCAGCGACAACACATCTTTGGGGTGAAAAATATTGTCTCATTGGGCCCTATGTTCACCAGAGTGTTTCTATTGAGTTTGAACCAATAGAAAATCCCTCAGACCCATTTTACATTGCAGCTAAAAGAATGCAAGATCAGGGATACGAAGTTCACTATGGACGATGGCTAGTATCTGGCCGACCAAAAGTTATTTTGGTGAATCCTTACAGCATTATGCATAGATTAGGAGAGATTAAGTACGAGTTGTGGGATCACCATAACATTCCTAGTCCAGATGGCGATTTTCTGTTGAATGATACGCTTGCATTTGGCTTTATGGTAAAGCTATACTTAGCAGAACTTTCTAATAAAGATGTTACAGAAAAGAATATTATAGCTCATTTTCACGAATGGATGGCTGGTACTCCCATTCCTGCCATAAGAAGAGAGAACATCAACGTTACCACGATCTTTACCACTCATGCTACCATGTTAGGTAGGTATCTGGCAATGAACGATCCTTTGTTTTATGATTATCTTTCTTTTTACGATTGGGAAAAAGAAGCTACTCATTTTAATATTGAACCTCAAGTAAAAATTGAAAGAGCTGCTGCACACGGAGCCCATGTTTTTAGTACTGTAAGTGATGTAACTGCTAATGAATGCTTGCATTTGCTAGGAAGGCAGCCCGATGTAATTCTACCAAATGGTTTAAACATTCAACGATTCTCGGTTTTACACGAAGTACAGAATCTTCACCAAACATATAAAGAGCAAATTCACGAGTTTGTAATGGGGCACTTCTTCCAGAGTTACCCATTCGATCTAGATAAAACCTTGTATTTCTTCACTTCTGGTAGGTACGAGTATAAGAACAAAGGCTTCGATGTTACCATGGAAGCACTTGCCCGCCTAAACTGGAAATTGAAGGAATCTAGAATAGACACAACTGTAGTTATGTTTTACATTACTAAAAGACCAGTTGTTTCTATTAACCCAGAAGCTTTGCAGTCTCGGGCGATGATGCGTAAAATTCGTGAAACTTGTGAAGCCATAGAAAGACAAGTAGGTGACAAACTCTTTTATGCTGCGGCAGTAAGTGCAGACCATAGACTGCCATCTTTAAATGAGTTTATCGATGACTACTGGAAACTTAGACTAAGAAGAACACTACAAGCTTGGAAAAGCAATAAGCTACCACTTGTAGTTACACATAACTTGCAGGATAATGATAATGACGAGTTATTAAACTTTATCAGAAGCTCTAATATGATTAATAAAGTGGATGATAAAGTGAAAATCGTTTATCACCCTGATTTTATCCAAAACACCAATCCGCTTTTCGGTATAGATTACGACGAATTTGTGAGAGGTTGCCATTTAGGTGTTTTCCCTAGTTATTATGAACCATGGGGTTATACACCATTAGAATGTATTGCTAGAGGTGTTCCTACTATTACCAGTGACTTATCTGGTTATGGAGATTATGTATTAAAAACAGATGAAGATCATGAAAAGAATGGCGTATATGTGGTAAATAGAAGGTATAGAAATTACGACGATGCGGCAAATCAGTTAGCTGATCAGATGTATAAATTTGTGATTACTCAACGAAGCGAAAGAATTCTACAAAGAAACAGGGTAACTACTTCGGCTGAAAAATTTGACTGGGAGCATCTTACTTTGTATTATGAAAAAGCCTATGCTTTGGCTCTAGAAAGATTAAAAAGTGAATATTAA
- a CDS encoding IS1595 family transposase codes for MEASKLPFRYWFVAIWLMGCSKKGSSACNVQRQLNHKRYEPIWAMMHKIRSAMGQRDNHYLLGGNIEVDEGFFETLVPEGQKEEERKRGRGSQKQTMAMVFAQTEVVLQPKKHRPSKRCKYFKMAVCADFTVETARNTITRHVAQNAKMITDGYSTYQSLAGEFEMDVEKVPSKQAHIKLPWVHTAIGNAKKVLQGIYQHTRPGYLQNYLDEFCYKLNRRYFENDIFDRILIACTLT; via the coding sequence ATGGAAGCTTCCAAACTTCCGTTTCGCTACTGGTTCGTTGCTATCTGGCTGATGGGCTGTAGCAAGAAAGGTTCTTCTGCCTGTAATGTGCAGAGGCAGCTCAATCATAAGCGCTATGAACCTATCTGGGCAATGATGCACAAAATACGCTCTGCGATGGGCCAACGGGACAACCACTACTTGCTGGGAGGCAATATTGAGGTAGACGAAGGGTTCTTTGAAACACTAGTACCCGAGGGGCAGAAGGAAGAGGAGAGAAAGCGGGGAAGGGGGAGCCAGAAGCAGACCATGGCGATGGTCTTTGCACAGACAGAGGTGGTGCTACAGCCTAAAAAACACCGCCCTTCTAAAAGGTGCAAGTATTTCAAAATGGCTGTATGCGCTGATTTTACAGTAGAAACTGCTAGAAATACGATTACCCGGCATGTTGCCCAGAATGCCAAGATGATTACAGATGGCTATTCAACCTATCAGTCACTGGCAGGAGAGTTCGAGATGGATGTGGAAAAAGTGCCCTCAAAACAGGCCCATATCAAACTACCTTGGGTACATACAGCCATTGGGAATGCAAAGAAAGTCCTACAAGGGATATATCAGCATACAAGGCCAGGGTATCTACAGAATTATCTAGATGAGTTCTGTTACAAACTCAATAGAAGATACTTTGAAAATGATATTTTTGACAGAATATTAATTGCTTGTACGCTCACTTGA
- a CDS encoding M3 family metallopeptidase: MSNPLLEPFEAPFETAPFDQIKPEHFLPAIKKSIEIAKAEIAAITQNEEAPTFANTIEALERGGRLSGIVAGVFFNLNSAETNDKIQKLAREISPLLTEYHNDILLDEKLFEKIKTVYEQKSQYDLTPEAATLLEKTYKSFVRNGAGLNDEDKTKLREIDKKMSQLSLEFGEHLLKETNEYMMVLEDEAELEGMPESSKEAAAALAEEKGKKGAWVVTLDYPSYVPFMTYCSNRARREELYKVFASRGYKGDANDNREIVKQIVQLRQQRANLLGYKTHAHFVLEERMAESPVKVTDFLKELLDYSKPVAKKDVEEVTAYAKKLDGIEKLERWDFAYYSEKLKKEKYAIDDELLKPYFKLENVIDGVFEVAQILYGISFKENKDIPVYHKDVKAYEVLDAAGKHKAVFYADFFPRAGKRAGAWMTSYRGQFKEDGKNVRPHVSIVCNFTKPTATKPSLLTFNEVTTLFHEFGHALHGMLAEGVYSSLSGTHVYWDFVELPSQIMENWAYEKECLDLFARHYETGEKIPEDLITRIKDSANFMEGYQTLRQLSFGLLDMGWHGTDTSAIDDVYAYEKELIKETELFPEVPGMLSSTAFAHIFQGGYSSGYYSYKWAEVLDADAFEYFKEKGIFNKEVSDLFQKHVLSAGGSEHPMELYKRFRGKEPSPKALLKRAGLISE; the protein is encoded by the coding sequence ATGAGTAATCCATTGTTGGAGCCATTTGAAGCTCCTTTTGAAACAGCACCATTTGATCAAATTAAGCCTGAACATTTTTTGCCTGCTATAAAAAAATCTATTGAGATAGCAAAAGCTGAAATTGCAGCCATTACACAAAATGAAGAAGCACCTACCTTTGCCAACACAATAGAAGCATTGGAGCGTGGTGGACGATTGAGCGGTATTGTTGCAGGCGTATTTTTTAATTTAAATAGTGCAGAAACGAACGACAAAATTCAGAAGCTTGCCAGAGAGATTTCTCCATTACTCACAGAGTATCACAACGATATATTGCTAGACGAGAAACTGTTTGAAAAAATTAAAACAGTTTATGAGCAAAAAAGCCAATACGATTTAACTCCCGAAGCAGCTACTTTACTCGAAAAAACATACAAATCTTTTGTAAGAAACGGAGCAGGCTTAAACGACGAAGACAAAACCAAACTAAGAGAAATAGACAAAAAAATGTCTCAGTTGTCTCTTGAGTTTGGCGAACATCTTTTAAAAGAAACCAACGAGTATATGATGGTTTTAGAAGATGAAGCAGAGCTAGAAGGAATGCCCGAAAGTTCGAAAGAAGCGGCCGCAGCTTTAGCTGAAGAAAAAGGTAAAAAAGGAGCATGGGTAGTTACGTTGGATTATCCGAGTTATGTGCCTTTTATGACCTATTGCAGCAATAGAGCACGCAGAGAAGAATTGTACAAAGTTTTTGCTTCGAGAGGGTATAAAGGTGATGCAAATGATAATAGAGAGATTGTAAAGCAAATTGTTCAGCTTAGACAGCAGCGCGCTAATTTGTTAGGCTATAAAACACATGCGCATTTTGTTTTAGAAGAAAGAATGGCTGAGTCGCCAGTAAAAGTAACAGACTTCTTAAAAGAGTTGCTAGATTATTCTAAGCCAGTAGCGAAGAAAGATGTAGAAGAAGTAACCGCTTATGCTAAAAAGCTCGATGGTATTGAGAAACTGGAAAGATGGGATTTCGCCTACTACTCTGAGAAGTTGAAAAAAGAAAAATATGCTATAGATGATGAGTTACTAAAACCATACTTCAAATTGGAGAATGTGATTGATGGTGTATTTGAAGTAGCCCAGATCCTTTATGGTATTAGTTTTAAAGAGAATAAAGATATTCCTGTTTACCACAAAGATGTAAAAGCTTACGAAGTGTTGGATGCAGCAGGTAAACACAAAGCGGTGTTCTATGCAGACTTTTTCCCAAGAGCAGGAAAGAGAGCAGGAGCTTGGATGACCTCTTACCGTGGTCAGTTCAAAGAAGATGGTAAAAATGTTCGCCCACATGTTTCTATCGTATGTAACTTTACGAAGCCAACTGCTACAAAACCATCTTTGCTTACTTTTAATGAAGTAACTACACTTTTCCATGAGTTTGGCCACGCCTTGCACGGTATGCTGGCAGAAGGTGTTTATAGTAGCTTATCTGGAACACATGTTTACTGGGATTTTGTAGAGCTTCCATCTCAAATTATGGAAAACTGGGCATACGAAAAAGAATGTCTAGACCTGTTTGCTCGCCACTACGAAACCGGTGAAAAGATTCCTGAAGATTTGATTACCAGAATTAAAGACAGCGCCAACTTTATGGAAGGTTACCAAACGCTAAGACAATTGAGCTTTGGTTTGTTAGATATGGGCTGGCACGGCACAGATACTTCTGCGATTGATGATGTGTATGCTTACGAGAAGGAATTGATTAAAGAGACTGAATTATTCCCTGAAGTGCCGGGAATGCTTTCTAGTACTGCATTTGCACATATCTTCCAAGGTGGATATTCTTCTGGCTATTATAGTTACAAATGGGCAGAAGTTTTGGATGCAGATGCTTTCGAATACTTTAAAGAGAAAGGTATTTTTAATAAAGAAGTTTCTGATTTATTTCAAAAGCATGTGTTGTCTGCTGGTGGTAGCGAACATCCAATGGAGCTTTACAAAAGGTTTAGAGGAAAAGAGCCATCTCCAAAAGCATTGCTAAAAAGAGCTGGATTAATTAGCGAATAG
- a CDS encoding energy transducer TonB — MIKLLDTVGMAGLLVIFAVFLVGTIFLLKYIIGKKTSELTASGNAVAPLQKKHADVDIHKYRKVIANVGLMLSLAVVLAAFEFPEFDKAELVDLGTLQAEVEEMMEIPPTEQLPPPPPKIETPQIVEVPDEEEIEEEIEIDLDMEADEETVIEEIIVEEEPVEEETVQEIFEIVEESAEPDGGYAEFYKYVKKKIKYPNQAKRMGVEGKVYVQFVVDTDGTIIDVKAIRGIGAGCDEEAVRILQGSPKWKPGKQRGRAVKQRIVLPINFKLG; from the coding sequence ATGATTAAACTCTTAGACACAGTAGGCATGGCAGGTCTTCTTGTTATCTTTGCAGTTTTTCTAGTAGGTACTATATTTTTATTAAAGTACATTATTGGGAAAAAAACATCTGAATTAACTGCTTCTGGAAATGCAGTTGCTCCGTTGCAAAAGAAACATGCAGATGTAGATATTCACAAATATCGCAAAGTAATCGCTAATGTAGGTTTAATGCTTAGCCTTGCAGTTGTTCTAGCAGCATTCGAATTCCCTGAGTTTGACAAAGCAGAACTTGTTGACCTTGGTACTCTTCAAGCTGAAGTAGAAGAAATGATGGAAATTCCTCCTACAGAACAATTACCTCCTCCTCCTCCAAAAATTGAAACCCCTCAAATTGTAGAGGTTCCAGATGAAGAGGAAATTGAAGAAGAAATCGAGATCGACCTTGACATGGAAGCTGATGAAGAAACTGTAATTGAAGAAATTATAGTTGAGGAAGAGCCCGTTGAAGAAGAAACAGTTCAAGAAATTTTCGAAATTGTAGAAGAAAGTGCTGAGCCAGATGGCGGTTATGCAGAATTCTACAAATACGTGAAGAAAAAAATTAAATACCCTAACCAAGCAAAAAGAATGGGTGTTGAAGGTAAAGTATACGTGCAGTTCGTAGTAGATACTGATGGAACAATTATCGATGTAAAAGCGATTAGAGGTATCGGTGCAGGATGTGACGAAGAAGCAGTAAGAATCTTACAAGGTTCTCCAAAATGGAAGCCAGGTAAGCAAAGAGGTAGAGCTGTAAAACAAAGAATTGTACTTCCTATCAACTTTAAGCTTGGATAA